GACATAATAGAGATTGGGGTGGAGGTAGGTGACAGCTTTAGTCAAGGTGGTCAGGGACAAACCCCATGAGAGCCCTTTGACTAAAACCTGAATGCCAAGGAGGCAGCCATTGGACAACCTGAGAGGAAGACCTATGAAAATAACTAAGAACATAAAAATGAGGGTGAAAACTTGCAGTAATACTTCTGGAAATGTCTTCTATACAAAGGGAAAGCAGGCAAAGGGGTTTCAGGACAAAGGGCAAACTCAGTGAATGATTCAATTACTAGATTCTGGAGTATTTGCCCTGCAGCTTCTAGTGGACAGCCTGGCCCTTTCAGGCCAAAGGGCAAACTCTTTAGAGAAGCATTCATTATTCATTGCCccatctgctttatttttctatttcttttattcttaattttttaggtacatagtaggtgtatttatttatgggatatatgagatgttttggtacacatatgcaatgtgaaataagcacatcatggagaatggggtatccatcccctgcCCCATCTGCTTTAAAGGCCCATCTGCCACTCTGCCCAATGCTCCACCCATTTCATTGCCTTGGACCAATACGCACACACCCCTGCCATCATCCATGCAGCTTCCTTTACTTGCAATGACTTCCCCCCAATCTTTATTGCTGGTTGAACTCCTAGTTTCAGGACTCAGCTGAAATACCTCTTCTTGAGCACCTTCCCAGGCACCAACCCACTTTCCCCTCCATCCCCTCAACTTTAGCTAATCGTTCTCTCTCCTGAGATCCCATAGTACCTTGTGTTCATCCCTGTTATAGTTCTTGACACCTTGTGTCATCATCATCCAAATGTTTGTCTTCCCCTCTAGACCATGAACTAGATAGATCAAGCCATGGACCTTAAGCACCAATGCGTCCCCAGCCCTTGACATAACTCCAGAcctatagtaggtgctcaatatatgCTCACCAGATGATTGAATGACTAGGGTCTGAAGTATTTGTCCTACAGCTTCAAGTGGACAGCCCAGCTCTTCATGACCTAGGAAGACACTtctgtggtttttggttttgtttttttgttaacaTGCTCCTCTAAAGTGACTAGTAATGGTCCTGTTGAAAGTTGTGAAGCAAAAATGGATGGACATcgacagaaagaagggaaaagaaaaaaagtaggaatACTATAAGTGTACAAAAACCATCTACCTGACTGTATTTGTTTTCACTAAGAAAGAGTGGAGCCAGTCCTGGTGATAGCATTGCAGCAAGAACAGGGGTGCCCCACTGGGCACCTTCCTCACCACAAGACTTCCATCAAATTCCCTATATCTATTTTCTTGCCAGAGGCAATATCACTTCCTTCCCCAAATCCAAAGCTTAGAATATGTGGAAGTTTTGAACAAAGTGGGGATTTGCTCTAGATTACATGCTATCGGAAAGTGGGTGCAGTTCTGATTAGTATTTCAATAAATCTTATTTATAGAGAGGGGATATTAGAGCCAGGATAAAGCTGTAATTGGTAAAGAAGTGGTACTCATTTTAATCAAGAGAAGCtaagtttaatattttgtttggtatttcatgacttcatttttctctgcttGAATGAAATTATAAAGTAGCCTTGCTTTGTCTCTATTTATCATGGACACAGAGTGATCCTGTCTGATGTTGGTGTTCTATGCTATGTTTATATCCAGTAGGAGAATAAGATGGCTTAGCTGTGAGTGCCAGGCCAGCTCTGAATGTCAGGTGCTGCTTTTTTACCTCCATTCTCGGTACACAATCCTTTCTCCCAAATAGACTGTCAGATTCTTGTGGCCAGAAGTGGTGGCACCTGCTTCTCTGTCCCCGGCAAGGTCTTACACAAGGCATTTAatgtaggtgttcagtaaatattcgCTGATTGATTCAGAGTCAGGAGGACAGGCTTGCCTGAATTTCAGAGACCCTCAACTcataaccatttatttatttgggtaatTAACCTTGTGCTGTCAAATTACCCCTGAAGCTGTATGTACAATAAGCATGCCTGTCTCAATTTCAGATTAAATGTCAGAGGATGTTGGTTCTACTCCTGGCTCCTCCATTGAGTAGTATGACTTTGGAAAGCCAGTTAACTACTCCAGGCCTTAATTTTTCcacttgaaaaagaataaacttgGACTCAATAGCTAAAGACGATTTCAAGCTCTGAGATTTAGGGAAAATGAGTTTTTTCTCTTGCATTTTTTCTACCTTTAGAGAAAGTGCTAAAGAGTACATGGCCACACATCAGTATACAGGGGAAGAGTTACTCAATAAGTGGTGGTATAGGTGAGctgttcaaaataaaaatcatctgagACTTTAATCTCACACTATGCATTAAGGAGCTAAAGGTAAACATTAAGAAGATccccaaaaagaaaatgtaaaataaaattctccaTACAAGAAGACTTACAAATTTACAATGAagtcaaaatcattaaaaataaaatattgttagaCTTTTAGAACacataaatgaaaaactaaatactTGGAAACATTAATCAACTTAGAAGGTAAAATCAATCtgggaaatattttcaacaaatagttaatattgtaaatataatCCCATCTCATTCCATCTACCTATCTCACTCAAATCTTGACTGAAGTCAAGGTATTAGCCAGGGGAGTATATAACTCCATGTAGCTAGGAAAAAACTAATTCCTCTAAATCCAAATTAGAGGGTTCTCTGAAGGCCTGAGAGACTACAGTCACCCCTAGTTACCCATGGGGAACTTATTCCAAGAcctcctgcagataccaaaatctgcagatgcccAAGTTccagatataaaatggcatagtatttgcatataacctatgtacattatcatgtatactttaaatcatctctagattatttgtaatacctaatacaatgtaaatgctatctAAATAGTTGTAATattatattgtttagggaataatgacatgAAGAAAGTCTGTATATGTTCAGTGCATATgcaatttctgaatatttttgatccacagttaGTTGAATCTACACATGCAGAATCCACGGATACAGAGGGCCAAATATACCTGATGGCTCCACTCCAATAATTTAAGAacagtgaaaaattatttttgatgtaaTCATATACATGTATAGTACTTTACAGTATGAAAAGGGTTTTCATcccattattttatttgactCTCAGATTAACCTTGGGAGGTAGCTAGAGAATCATTATCCtaatttcacaaatgaaaaaactgaggcatagaaataAGTAACTTTCGCAATTTCACATCAGGAAGCAAATATTAAAACCAACTCTAGACCTCAGATTGGGATTCTGCCTAGGTTTTGCTGTTTTAATAGTAAGTATTTTGTATTAGAAATTTTCCACATTGCCTTCCAGATTTAAACCAATGACTTATGACAGCACGATGACCCTTTTTTAGGTGAAActagagaaaaacagaagcaCGGCCATTTGATGAGGTGATGAAAGGTACAAAAACTACCTACTCGCCTTGAAAAGATTTAATGGTATTAGTATTCTTGAATTTAATACATGAAATATGCTACCTACAGCTTTTTTCCAAGAGTAGTTGTAATGTGACCCAAAAAATTCAtacaatgaatataaaataacagTTGATTTCTCCAAAATGTTCAGAAATAATTACTACTTGAACCTTCGTTAAGTAGGTCTTGAAATCAACAAAAAGTCTTGGGTTATTGCTTGAAATAGCCTAGGAAGCCTGTCCGTtgggtgtttttatttctttatctttttttttttgagactgagtctcgctctgtcacccacgctagagtgctgtggcaacatctcagttccctgcaacctctgcctcccgggttccagcaatactcctgcctcaccctcccgagtagctgggactacaggcggacaccaccacacccagctaatttttggttattttagtagagacagggttttaccatgttggtcaggctggtctcaaactactgaccacaggtgatctgcctgcctcgggctcccaaactgctggattacaggcgtgagccaccgcgaccaggCCCATTTGGTTTTCTTTATGCTTAGATCTTATGAGATAAAGTGGTCCTTTTAAAAAAggatctttttgtttcattatttggAGGTTTGAAGTGAATTTGGCAGGATTCATTAAACACCGTGACAGTGTCTGTCATTTACCACCTCAGCATTCAGTGATGACTGCATCCATTTCAACTCTGCACGTTCTTTTCTAAGTAGCTTTAACTACGTTAAATGATTGAAATTCTTATGTCTCTTCTTGGGAGGTTTTCACAACTGCTTAGGTCTGAACTAGGTAACAGTTTCATGACACTATCTCtactggcatgagccattacTAGGTGGAAATAAGTGAACTCTGTGAACATATTGCAATTCCCATGCTCCAGAATACTTCCACATTGGACTACTATAGTGTTGCTAATAATCCTAAAATTAAAGGCCAGGACTTGTTCAGACATAAACAGTAGCCCTGGGCACTAAGGCCTCAAAGAAAAGGTAGAGCTCAGAGGGGCACAGGGGTTCAGGACTGTAaacgcagcactttgggaggccaaggcaggtggatcacaaggtcatgagctcaagaccatcctgaccaaagtggtgaaacactgtctctactaaaactagaaaaactagtGGGGCGTGgtagcctgtgcctgtagtcccagctactgaggaggctgaggcaggagaatcactggaacccaggaggcggggattgcagtgagccgagatcgtggcactgcactccagcctgggtgaccgagtaaGACTCcggtcccaaaaaaaaaaaaaaaaaaaaccctggattcTGAGTTGTCCTAGAGCTAAAGCGCCTTGCTCATTCACTGGACACAGAACATGTCAATCTGAAGTTTTCAGCAAATGGGCTTAGAGCCCGCTGAGAGCCCCCTCATTGACGCTTCCGGTCCCGCCCCCTGTCGCCTGCCAACCGGAATCTTTCCCGGCTTGTCTAAGTCCTCTCAGGCCAGCCTTGGTGGGAGGCTCGTGGGATTCGCTCCTTGCCCTTCCTACCGTAGGGTGTCCTCTGAGACGGACTCTTATTCCCTCAATAAGGAGACAGACTCTTACTCCCTCAGCGGCCAAACCCTCACCTCCCCTCAGCCGTAGCCACCTCAGTGGCCACTGTCTTCACCGCGGTCACCTCAGCCTGCTCACCACCCCAGTTGAGGTACTGACTGGTGTCATGTCTGCCACAGGGGACCGACACCCGGCCGAAGGGGACCAGGAGGCCCCGGTAAGCCAGGAGGGAGCGCAGGCCGAGGCGGCCGGAGCTGGTAACCCGGAGGGCGGCGACTCCGGCCTCCACAGTAGCGACATGGTGCCTGCCGCTGAGGTGGTCGGAGTCGCAGGGCCCATGGAAGGCctcagggaggaggagggtgagcaGGCGGCAGGCCTGGCCACAGTCCCCGGGGGCGGGAGCGCCGAGGAGGACCCGAACATCGGGCCGGCggcggaggaagaggaggaggaggaggaggaggaggaggaagaagagaggaacgTGGCGGGCAACCTCGACCTGGCGGAGGTCACCCGTCGCTACCCTGCGGCGGGCATTCGCTTTGTGTTCCTGGATCTGGTCCACTCCCTTCTCCGCCGCCTCTATCGCAACGACCACATCCTGATAGCGACCCGTCACCACAGCCGCCTGATGGTGGGGCCCCGCGCTGCTGCACCCAACCGCAGGGTC
This genomic stretch from Chlorocebus sabaeus isolate Y175 chromosome X, mChlSab1.0.hap1, whole genome shotgun sequence harbors:
- the LOC140710741 gene encoding cancer/testis antigen 47A-like — its product is MSATGDRHPAEGDQEAPVSQEGAQAEAAGAGNPEGGDSGLHSSDMVPAAEVVGVAGPMEGLREEEGEQAAGLATVPGGGSAEEDPNIGPAAEEEEEEEEEEEEEERNVAGNLDLAEVTRRYPAAGIRFVFLDLVHSLLRRLYRNDHILIATRHHSRLMVGPRAAAPNRRVEPSLLLVLQRLAAGAAALEGQGLGLIQEAASVPEPAVPGDLAEMAREPTEEAAEEPVEEATEEEAAEEATEEEATEEKPAEEATEEPATEKPAAEEATAPEGEERASGSKVTKSQPEKWDEEAQDAAGEEEKGQGKEKDAENKAKNSKGT